The following coding sequences are from one Sander lucioperca isolate FBNREF2018 chromosome 2, SLUC_FBN_1.2, whole genome shotgun sequence window:
- the hip1rb gene encoding huntingtin interacting protein 1 related b isoform X1: MNSIKRVPTRLKSGRTDLGAEREHFDKQQLNSISKAITSAETPVKEKHVRRIILGTHREKGAYTFWSYALGFPLASSSILSWKFCHVLHKVLRDGHRNVLQDCMRHHSSLVEIGKLWSNLHDKYGQLVALYTKLLCTKMEFHVKHPEIPPNLEATDEVLERTAGTDINNVFQLTVEVFDYLDAELRLAETVIRQLNTSIAISTLTSGQCRLAPLIQVIQDCSHLYHFTVKLLFKLHACLPADTLQGHRDRFHDQFHSLKTFFNKARDMLYFKRLIQIPKLPDSPPNFLHAASLAKHVKPVVVIPDEYEPEQQEDDDDDPEPLIEISEASTASIQAQPQQLDIFDQTFGPPNGGLNDRDLQIESLKLDLESLRAELGRVKAEAQRYITQLKSQINSLEAELEEQRAQKQHALVENEQLRMELEATRRRNAEHESSQAFFIEAEKKAQATEQRYNKMKEKHTELVASHAELLRKSADTVKMLSATQQTQEEVERTKQQLSFEVDRIKQEADTKLEEQKFEMEKLKRQLEEKMAEMMRIKGTLQSSEKTTEQMNSSVTALQAEKERLMRSVSEKEAELSCLRQAAQVQQSSLQQERERNSRELGELQGKLQEKSSQEEQLKQKLLEEQFALLQGTVTEAENIIQDAVAKLDDPLHIRCTSSPDYLVSRAEATLGSVDKMKKGHADYLSNMRDAGGLLRALTQFSHLAADTIINGSATAHMAPTDHADRLTENCRGCATQSLQFFRDLKSKTTLPRADPASIRVIVQKILHLGQELRPKGMDIRQDELGDLVEKEMAATSAAIEEAVRRIDEMMNQARKDTSGIKLEVNERILNSCTDLMKAIRMLIIASTDLQKEIVESGKGAATIQEFYVRNSRWTEGLISAAKAVGWGATEMVESADKVVLHTGKYEELIVCSHEIAASTAQLVAASKVKADRNSKKLSVLQQASRHVNEMAANVVGSTRTGQEHLEEKETMDFSGMSVIKLRKEEMESQVKLLELESQLENERLRLGELRKKHYELAGVPLEQVSEGNGETSLLANPVSMSPKPSKPALLKKPALAQKPNVYSKTTFK, from the exons ATGAACAGCATCAAACGTGTGCCCACACGGCTGAAATCCGGGCGGACTGATCTCGGAGCGGAGAGGGAACATTTTGACAAGCAGCAG CTGAACAGCATCAGCAAGGCCATCACCTCTGCTGAGACACCTGTGAAGGAGAAACATGTACGCC GAATCATCCTGGGGACTCACAGGGAGAAGGGAGCCTACACTTTTTGGTCCTATGCTCTGGGCTTCCCTCTGGCCAGCAGCTCCATCCTCAGCTGGAAGTTCTGCCACGTACTGCACAAAGTCCTGCGGGACGGACACCGCAAT GTTCTACAAGACTGCATGAGGCATCACAGTTCTCTAGTTGAAATTGGGAAACTATGG AGCAACCTCCATGACAAATACGGACAGTTGGTGGCTCTGTATACCAAGCTGCTCTGCACAAAAATGGAGTTTCATGTGAAG CATCCAGAAATCCCACCGAACCTGGAGGCCACAGATGAAGTCCTGGAGCGCACTGCAGGAACGGACATTAATAATGT GTTCCAGCTCACAGTTGAGGTGTTTGATTACTTGGACGCAGAGCTGAGGCTGGCCGAGACAG TGATCCGACAGCTCAACACATCCATCGCCATCTCCACTCTTACATCAGGCCAGTGTCGGCTGGCCCCACTCATCCAAGTCATCCAGGACTGTAGTCACCTTTACCACTTCACCGTCAAGCTGCTATTCAAGCTGCATGCTT GTCTCCCCGCTGACACTTTACAAGGTCACCGTGATCGTTTTCATGACCAGTTCCACAG TCTTAAGACCTTCTTCAATAAAGCCAGAGACATGCTGTACTTCAAGAGACTGATCCAGATTCCCAAGCTGCCTGAT TCCCCACCGAACTTCCTGCATGCAGCCTCACTGGCCAAGCACGTGAAGCCAGTGGTGGTCATCCCTGATGAGTACGAACCAGAGCAACAAGAAGACGATGATGATGATCCAGAGCCGCTCATCGAGATCAGCGAAGCCTCAACAGCCAGCATACAGGCACAGCCACAG CAACTGGACATATTTGATCAGACGTTTGGACCTCCAAATGGAGGCCTTAATGACAG AGATCTCCAGATTGAGAGCCTGAAGCTGGACCTGGAGTCGTTGAGAGCAGAACTGGGGAGAGTCAAAGCAGAG GCTCAGCGTTACATCACACAGCTGAAGTCTCAAATCAACAGTTTAGAGGCAGAACTAGAAGAACAGCGTGCACAGAAACAACATGCTCTTGTGGAAAATGAACAACTGCGCATGGAGCTGGAGGCTACGCGTCGCCGAAACGCAGAACATGAGAGCTCACAGGCCTTTTTCATTGAAGCAGAAA AAAAAGCGCAGGCCACTGAGCAGCGGTACAATAAGATGAAGGAGAAGCACACAGAGCTGGTGGCCAGCCATGCTGAACTACTTCGGAAG AGTGCAGACACTGTAAAGATGCTATCAGCAACCCAGCAGACCCAGGAAGAAGTGGAGAGGACCAAACAGCAGCTGTCATTTGAGGTTGATCGAATAAAACAGGAAGCTGACACAAAG CTGGAAGAGCAGAAGTTTGAAATGGAGAAGCTGAAGAGACAGCTGGAGGAGAAGATGGCAGAAATGATGCGCATCAAGGGGACTCTGCAGAGCAGTGAGAAG ACAACGGAGCAAATGAACAGCTCAGTGACGGCTCTGCAGGCGGAGAAGGAGCGTCTGATGCGATCTGTGAGTGAGAAGGAGGCGGAGCTGTCATGTCTGCGGCAGGCTGCGCAGGTGCAACAGTCGTCACTTCAACAGGAGCGAGAGAGGAACAGCAGGGAGCTGGGAGAGCTGCAGGGAAAACTGCAGGAGAAG TCAAGTCAGGAGGAGCAGCTGAAGCAGAAGCTTCTGGAGGAGCAGTTTGCTCTGCTGCAGGGCACTGTCACAGAGGCTGAGAACATCATCCAAGATGCTGTTGCTAAACTGGATGATCCCCTTCATATACGCTGCACCAGCTCTCCAG ATTACCTCGTAAGTCGGGCAGAGGCCACATTGGGCTCTGTAGACAAAATGAAAAAGGGCCATGCAGATTATCTGAGTAACATGAGGG ATGCTGGAGGGCTGCTGAGGGCTCTGACCCAGTTCTCCCACTTGGCTGCGGATACAATCATCAACGGCAGCGCCACTGCACACATGGCACCTACTGACCATGCAGACC GACTGACAGAGAACTGCAGAGGCTGTGCCACTCAGAGTCTACAGTTCTTCCGGGACCTGAAGTCCAAGACCACCCTCCCAAGGGCGGACCCGGCCTCCATTCGCGTAATTGTTCAAAAGATCCTGCACTTGGGCCAG GAGCTGCGGCCAAAAGGCATGGACATTCGTCAGGATGAGCTAGGAGATCTGGTCGAAAAGGAAATGGCTGCAACATCAGCAGCTATTGAGGAGGCAGTCCGCAGGATTGAT GAAATGATGAATCAGGCACGAAAGGACACATCAGGAATTAAACTGGAGGTCAATGAAAG AATCCTCAACAGCTGCACAGACCTGATGAAG GCCATCCGCATGCTTATCATAGCATCTACAGACTTGCAGAAGGAGATTGTCGAGAGTGGGAAG GGCGCCGCCACCATTCAGGAGTTCTACGTCAGAAACTCCCGCTGGACTGAAGGACTCATCTCTGCTGCCAAGGCTGTGGGATGGGGAGCCACCGAGATGGT GGAGTCTGCTGATAAGGTGGTGCTGCACACAGGCAAATATGAAGAGTTGATTGTCTGCTCCCACGAGATTGCTGCTAGCACAGCACAGCTGGTTGCTGCCTCAAAG GTTAAGGCAGACCGCAACAGTAAGAAGCTGTCAGTTCTCCAGCAGGCTTCTCGCCATGTGAATGAAATGGCAGCTAATGTGGTTGGCTCAACAAGGACGGGCCAGGAGCACCTGGAGGAAAAAG AAACCATGGACTTCTCTGGGATGTCCGTCATCAAGTTGAGAAAAGAAGAAATGGAGTCACAG GTGAAGCTGCTGGAATTAGAAAGTCAGTTGGAGAACGAGCGTCTGCGTTTGGGCGAGCTGAGGAAAAAGCACTATGAGTTGGCGGGAGTTCCTTTAGAGCAGGTTTCTGAGGGGAACGGTGAAACCTCCTTGCTGGCCAATCCTGTCTCCATGTCACCAAAACCCAGCAAGCCTGCTCTCTTGAAGAAACCTGCGTTGGCCCAGAAACCCAACGTATACTCCAAAACCACG TTTAAGTAA
- the hip1rb gene encoding huntingtin interacting protein 1 related b isoform X2, with amino-acid sequence MSKHMDTLMKGRDDKLNSISKAITSAETPVKEKHVRRIILGTHREKGAYTFWSYALGFPLASSSILSWKFCHVLHKVLRDGHRNVLQDCMRHHSSLVEIGKLWSNLHDKYGQLVALYTKLLCTKMEFHVKHPEIPPNLEATDEVLERTAGTDINNVFQLTVEVFDYLDAELRLAETVIRQLNTSIAISTLTSGQCRLAPLIQVIQDCSHLYHFTVKLLFKLHACLPADTLQGHRDRFHDQFHSLKTFFNKARDMLYFKRLIQIPKLPDSPPNFLHAASLAKHVKPVVVIPDEYEPEQQEDDDDDPEPLIEISEASTASIQAQPQQLDIFDQTFGPPNGGLNDRDLQIESLKLDLESLRAELGRVKAEAQRYITQLKSQINSLEAELEEQRAQKQHALVENEQLRMELEATRRRNAEHESSQAFFIEAEKKAQATEQRYNKMKEKHTELVASHAELLRKSADTVKMLSATQQTQEEVERTKQQLSFEVDRIKQEADTKLEEQKFEMEKLKRQLEEKMAEMMRIKGTLQSSEKTTEQMNSSVTALQAEKERLMRSVSEKEAELSCLRQAAQVQQSSLQQERERNSRELGELQGKLQEKSSQEEQLKQKLLEEQFALLQGTVTEAENIIQDAVAKLDDPLHIRCTSSPDYLVSRAEATLGSVDKMKKGHADYLSNMRDAGGLLRALTQFSHLAADTIINGSATAHMAPTDHADRLTENCRGCATQSLQFFRDLKSKTTLPRADPASIRVIVQKILHLGQELRPKGMDIRQDELGDLVEKEMAATSAAIEEAVRRIDEMMNQARKDTSGIKLEVNERILNSCTDLMKAIRMLIIASTDLQKEIVESGKGAATIQEFYVRNSRWTEGLISAAKAVGWGATEMVESADKVVLHTGKYEELIVCSHEIAASTAQLVAASKVKADRNSKKLSVLQQASRHVNEMAANVVGSTRTGQEHLEEKETMDFSGMSVIKLRKEEMESQVKLLELESQLENERLRLGELRKKHYELAGVPLEQVSEGNGETSLLANPVSMSPKPSKPALLKKPALAQKPNVYSKTTFK; translated from the exons ATGTCCAAGCACATGGACACGCTGATGAAAGGCAGAGATGACAAG CTGAACAGCATCAGCAAGGCCATCACCTCTGCTGAGACACCTGTGAAGGAGAAACATGTACGCC GAATCATCCTGGGGACTCACAGGGAGAAGGGAGCCTACACTTTTTGGTCCTATGCTCTGGGCTTCCCTCTGGCCAGCAGCTCCATCCTCAGCTGGAAGTTCTGCCACGTACTGCACAAAGTCCTGCGGGACGGACACCGCAAT GTTCTACAAGACTGCATGAGGCATCACAGTTCTCTAGTTGAAATTGGGAAACTATGG AGCAACCTCCATGACAAATACGGACAGTTGGTGGCTCTGTATACCAAGCTGCTCTGCACAAAAATGGAGTTTCATGTGAAG CATCCAGAAATCCCACCGAACCTGGAGGCCACAGATGAAGTCCTGGAGCGCACTGCAGGAACGGACATTAATAATGT GTTCCAGCTCACAGTTGAGGTGTTTGATTACTTGGACGCAGAGCTGAGGCTGGCCGAGACAG TGATCCGACAGCTCAACACATCCATCGCCATCTCCACTCTTACATCAGGCCAGTGTCGGCTGGCCCCACTCATCCAAGTCATCCAGGACTGTAGTCACCTTTACCACTTCACCGTCAAGCTGCTATTCAAGCTGCATGCTT GTCTCCCCGCTGACACTTTACAAGGTCACCGTGATCGTTTTCATGACCAGTTCCACAG TCTTAAGACCTTCTTCAATAAAGCCAGAGACATGCTGTACTTCAAGAGACTGATCCAGATTCCCAAGCTGCCTGAT TCCCCACCGAACTTCCTGCATGCAGCCTCACTGGCCAAGCACGTGAAGCCAGTGGTGGTCATCCCTGATGAGTACGAACCAGAGCAACAAGAAGACGATGATGATGATCCAGAGCCGCTCATCGAGATCAGCGAAGCCTCAACAGCCAGCATACAGGCACAGCCACAG CAACTGGACATATTTGATCAGACGTTTGGACCTCCAAATGGAGGCCTTAATGACAG AGATCTCCAGATTGAGAGCCTGAAGCTGGACCTGGAGTCGTTGAGAGCAGAACTGGGGAGAGTCAAAGCAGAG GCTCAGCGTTACATCACACAGCTGAAGTCTCAAATCAACAGTTTAGAGGCAGAACTAGAAGAACAGCGTGCACAGAAACAACATGCTCTTGTGGAAAATGAACAACTGCGCATGGAGCTGGAGGCTACGCGTCGCCGAAACGCAGAACATGAGAGCTCACAGGCCTTTTTCATTGAAGCAGAAA AAAAAGCGCAGGCCACTGAGCAGCGGTACAATAAGATGAAGGAGAAGCACACAGAGCTGGTGGCCAGCCATGCTGAACTACTTCGGAAG AGTGCAGACACTGTAAAGATGCTATCAGCAACCCAGCAGACCCAGGAAGAAGTGGAGAGGACCAAACAGCAGCTGTCATTTGAGGTTGATCGAATAAAACAGGAAGCTGACACAAAG CTGGAAGAGCAGAAGTTTGAAATGGAGAAGCTGAAGAGACAGCTGGAGGAGAAGATGGCAGAAATGATGCGCATCAAGGGGACTCTGCAGAGCAGTGAGAAG ACAACGGAGCAAATGAACAGCTCAGTGACGGCTCTGCAGGCGGAGAAGGAGCGTCTGATGCGATCTGTGAGTGAGAAGGAGGCGGAGCTGTCATGTCTGCGGCAGGCTGCGCAGGTGCAACAGTCGTCACTTCAACAGGAGCGAGAGAGGAACAGCAGGGAGCTGGGAGAGCTGCAGGGAAAACTGCAGGAGAAG TCAAGTCAGGAGGAGCAGCTGAAGCAGAAGCTTCTGGAGGAGCAGTTTGCTCTGCTGCAGGGCACTGTCACAGAGGCTGAGAACATCATCCAAGATGCTGTTGCTAAACTGGATGATCCCCTTCATATACGCTGCACCAGCTCTCCAG ATTACCTCGTAAGTCGGGCAGAGGCCACATTGGGCTCTGTAGACAAAATGAAAAAGGGCCATGCAGATTATCTGAGTAACATGAGGG ATGCTGGAGGGCTGCTGAGGGCTCTGACCCAGTTCTCCCACTTGGCTGCGGATACAATCATCAACGGCAGCGCCACTGCACACATGGCACCTACTGACCATGCAGACC GACTGACAGAGAACTGCAGAGGCTGTGCCACTCAGAGTCTACAGTTCTTCCGGGACCTGAAGTCCAAGACCACCCTCCCAAGGGCGGACCCGGCCTCCATTCGCGTAATTGTTCAAAAGATCCTGCACTTGGGCCAG GAGCTGCGGCCAAAAGGCATGGACATTCGTCAGGATGAGCTAGGAGATCTGGTCGAAAAGGAAATGGCTGCAACATCAGCAGCTATTGAGGAGGCAGTCCGCAGGATTGAT GAAATGATGAATCAGGCACGAAAGGACACATCAGGAATTAAACTGGAGGTCAATGAAAG AATCCTCAACAGCTGCACAGACCTGATGAAG GCCATCCGCATGCTTATCATAGCATCTACAGACTTGCAGAAGGAGATTGTCGAGAGTGGGAAG GGCGCCGCCACCATTCAGGAGTTCTACGTCAGAAACTCCCGCTGGACTGAAGGACTCATCTCTGCTGCCAAGGCTGTGGGATGGGGAGCCACCGAGATGGT GGAGTCTGCTGATAAGGTGGTGCTGCACACAGGCAAATATGAAGAGTTGATTGTCTGCTCCCACGAGATTGCTGCTAGCACAGCACAGCTGGTTGCTGCCTCAAAG GTTAAGGCAGACCGCAACAGTAAGAAGCTGTCAGTTCTCCAGCAGGCTTCTCGCCATGTGAATGAAATGGCAGCTAATGTGGTTGGCTCAACAAGGACGGGCCAGGAGCACCTGGAGGAAAAAG AAACCATGGACTTCTCTGGGATGTCCGTCATCAAGTTGAGAAAAGAAGAAATGGAGTCACAG GTGAAGCTGCTGGAATTAGAAAGTCAGTTGGAGAACGAGCGTCTGCGTTTGGGCGAGCTGAGGAAAAAGCACTATGAGTTGGCGGGAGTTCCTTTAGAGCAGGTTTCTGAGGGGAACGGTGAAACCTCCTTGCTGGCCAATCCTGTCTCCATGTCACCAAAACCCAGCAAGCCTGCTCTCTTGAAGAAACCTGCGTTGGCCCAGAAACCCAACGTATACTCCAAAACCACG TTTAAGTAA